The following proteins are co-located in the Streptomyces sp. NBC_01198 genome:
- a CDS encoding tetratricopeptide repeat protein — MPESRIALREADRAAAERLLARLVAEQGPAGGGDALLRQARERFDEICDAAGGEYVAYQRALEAREAPRAAPGGVPQGRGGGAASSTAGGLVAGVGAAVAFGVDLGQGISPGASLLTGAAVGAAGVATLGAAAARGRAARRAAAPERGAPGGAEQLRLLWLAALERRGVRPFLEAAGDRRTAARQKEQGSPVRPPAEVPRQRRSGADRSAAARTRSLLEHSFGQLPSADGFFTGRTAEMTQIAQAVHQARAAVTVQPTVIVLHGPPGSGRTTLAVRAARQLKDQFRGACVVDLRGAGDGRAALPVRDALLHLLNRLGAPRDQLLFRERQNQEQHLRRLSDQYQQHLTGVPVVIVLDDATDPDQVRALVPERSESLVLVTAREPLPLELPGARVRQLEVGPLTSQGAQGLLDHLAQAAGLPGPDPAEAERLGGLCAGLPIALRIAGSALADHHGPVRLADDIEVFGPRDPVDRILALRYHDLPEPDRRLLRRLALAGRASFGTAAASALLATDDQEAARRLSALAAAGLIENVRGSRYRPHDLVRAFAAERLLDEEDPAERAAAHERLIRSYADLANTVVRLVEGKTSTRAGRFGQHGFSSLEPALRWLDEESSFITAALRETEGVDRAAVQALLGALCDYCLLRGDLYRLGEISEMAQAQQVRQQKSGPDEDRSVLVRSVQWRTGIAARQLGELDKSRSTLSTVVDLYFEAQHPAGAARALDSLGITLHQQGNLREAEVKLREALEIQTAPELEEDRAWTMHALAAVLRDRGQLGSALELLRESLALHRANESVQGEAWAHLQLGQVYLRVGRLDEGEAELRAAGQSYALARDPRGTAWTMTQLARARLLGGEPREAARDLDEAVQRHRASEDARGEAWTLYYLGQALEECGDTDAALRTLERSRTMFSRMRDVYGLACARHHSARVTRDQRAASTGNLRNSGFARQLLQDARQDFRRIGVEHGEAWSCVELAVIDAGNERVTEALALLEEAYQLFAGLGDRRGQDWASFLRATLLPLAPAAPGSDPAEGVRQALGLLRGLTVGDAYPGRDPDLDEYAAAYALLLERGSAAPGGPWEAWRLGMTPTRPARMVMSLPL, encoded by the coding sequence GTGCCGGAGTCACGAATCGCACTGCGGGAAGCCGACCGTGCCGCCGCGGAGAGGCTGTTGGCGCGGCTGGTGGCCGAGCAGGGCCCCGCGGGGGGCGGGGACGCGCTGCTGCGGCAGGCGCGCGAGCGGTTCGACGAGATCTGCGATGCGGCCGGGGGCGAATACGTGGCCTACCAGCGGGCGTTGGAGGCCCGCGAGGCGCCGAGGGCCGCGCCCGGCGGTGTGCCGCAGGGCCGTGGCGGCGGAGCCGCGAGCAGTACGGCCGGCGGCCTGGTGGCCGGCGTGGGAGCGGCGGTCGCCTTCGGCGTCGACCTGGGCCAGGGCATCTCGCCTGGCGCCTCGCTGCTGACCGGCGCGGCGGTCGGCGCCGCCGGGGTCGCCACCCTCGGGGCCGCGGCCGCCAGGGGCCGCGCGGCCAGGAGGGCGGCGGCTCCCGAACGCGGGGCGCCGGGCGGGGCCGAGCAGTTGCGGCTGCTGTGGCTGGCGGCGCTGGAGCGCCGCGGCGTGCGGCCGTTCCTGGAGGCGGCCGGCGACCGGCGGACCGCTGCCCGGCAGAAGGAGCAGGGGAGCCCGGTGCGCCCCCCGGCGGAGGTGCCGCGCCAGCGCCGTTCCGGCGCCGACCGCAGCGCGGCGGCCCGCACCCGCTCGTTGCTGGAGCACTCCTTCGGCCAACTCCCGTCGGCGGACGGCTTCTTCACCGGCCGCACCGCCGAGATGACGCAGATCGCCCAGGCGGTGCACCAGGCCAGGGCCGCGGTCACCGTGCAGCCCACCGTGATCGTGCTGCACGGGCCGCCGGGCAGCGGCCGGACGACGCTCGCGGTGCGCGCGGCACGGCAGTTGAAGGACCAGTTCCGCGGTGCGTGCGTGGTGGACCTGCGCGGCGCGGGCGACGGCCGGGCCGCGCTGCCGGTACGGGACGCGCTGCTGCACCTGCTGAACCGGCTCGGCGCGCCGCGCGACCAGCTGCTGTTCAGGGAGCGGCAGAACCAGGAGCAGCATCTGCGCCGGCTCAGCGACCAGTACCAGCAGCATCTGACCGGCGTGCCGGTGGTGATCGTGCTGGACGACGCCACCGACCCGGACCAGGTGCGGGCGCTGGTGCCCGAGCGGTCCGAGAGCCTGGTGCTGGTCACCGCGCGCGAGCCGCTGCCGCTGGAACTGCCGGGCGCCCGGGTGCGGCAGCTGGAGGTCGGCCCGCTGACGTCGCAGGGCGCGCAGGGGCTGCTCGACCATCTGGCGCAGGCCGCGGGGCTGCCGGGGCCCGACCCGGCGGAGGCCGAGCGGCTCGGCGGGCTGTGCGCGGGACTGCCGATAGCGCTGCGGATCGCCGGGTCGGCGCTGGCCGACCACCACGGCCCGGTCCGGCTCGCCGACGACATCGAGGTGTTCGGGCCGCGCGACCCGGTCGACCGGATCCTGGCGCTGCGCTACCACGACCTCCCGGAGCCCGACCGCCGCCTGCTGCGCCGCCTCGCGCTGGCCGGCCGGGCGAGCTTCGGCACCGCGGCGGCGTCCGCGCTGCTGGCCACCGACGACCAGGAGGCGGCCAGGCGGCTGTCGGCGCTGGCCGCGGCGGGGCTGATCGAGAACGTCCGCGGCAGCCGCTACCGGCCGCACGACCTGGTCCGCGCCTTCGCCGCCGAGCGGCTGCTGGACGAGGAGGACCCGGCGGAGCGGGCCGCGGCGCACGAGCGGCTGATCCGTTCCTATGCCGACCTCGCCAACACCGTGGTGCGGCTGGTCGAGGGCAAGACCTCCACCAGGGCCGGGCGCTTCGGGCAGCACGGCTTCTCCTCGCTGGAGCCGGCGCTGCGCTGGCTGGACGAGGAGTCCAGCTTCATCACCGCCGCGCTGCGCGAGACCGAGGGCGTCGACCGGGCGGCGGTCCAGGCGCTGCTGGGCGCGCTGTGCGACTACTGCCTGCTGCGCGGCGACCTCTACCGGCTGGGCGAGATCAGCGAGATGGCGCAGGCCCAGCAGGTGCGGCAGCAGAAGTCCGGCCCGGACGAGGACCGTTCGGTGCTGGTGCGCTCGGTGCAGTGGCGAACCGGCATCGCGGCACGGCAGTTGGGCGAGCTGGACAAGTCCAGGTCGACGCTGAGCACGGTGGTGGACCTCTACTTCGAGGCGCAGCACCCGGCGGGCGCGGCCCGCGCGCTGGACAGCCTCGGCATCACCTTGCACCAGCAGGGCAACCTGCGGGAGGCGGAGGTCAAGCTGCGGGAGGCGCTGGAGATCCAGACGGCACCCGAGCTGGAGGAGGACCGCGCCTGGACCATGCACGCGCTGGCCGCGGTGCTGCGCGACAGGGGGCAGCTCGGCAGCGCGCTGGAGCTGCTGCGGGAGTCGCTGGCGCTGCACCGGGCCAACGAGAGCGTGCAGGGCGAGGCGTGGGCGCACCTCCAGCTGGGCCAGGTGTATCTGCGGGTCGGCCGGCTCGACGAGGGCGAGGCGGAGCTGCGGGCGGCCGGCCAGTCGTACGCGCTGGCCCGCGATCCGCGCGGCACCGCCTGGACGATGACCCAGCTGGCCAGGGCCCGGCTGCTGGGCGGCGAGCCCCGCGAGGCGGCCCGCGACCTGGACGAGGCGGTGCAGCGGCACCGGGCCAGCGAGGACGCCCGCGGCGAGGCGTGGACGCTGTACTACCTGGGGCAGGCGCTGGAGGAGTGCGGGGACACCGACGCGGCGCTGCGCACGCTGGAGCGGTCGCGCACGATGTTCTCCCGGATGCGGGACGTCTACGGTCTGGCCTGCGCCCGGCACCACTCGGCGCGGGTCACCAGGGACCAGCGCGCCGCCAGCACCGGGAACCTGCGCAACAGCGGCTTCGCCCGGCAGTTGCTGCAGGACGCCAGGCAGGACTTCCGGCGGATCGGTGTGGAGCACGGCGAGGCGTGGTCGTGCGTGGAGCTGGCGGTGATCGACGCGGGCAACGAGCGGGTGACGGAGGCGCTGGCGCTGCTGGAGGAGGCCTACCAGCTCTTCGCCGGGCTCGGCGACCGGCGCGGGCAGGACTGGGCGTCCTTCCTGCGCGCCACCCTGCTGCCGCTGGCGCCCGCGGCGCCCGGGTCCGACCCGGCCGAGGGCGTACGGCAGGCGCTGGGGCTGCTGCGCGGCCTCACCGTCGGCGACGCGTATCCGGGGCGCGACCCGGACCTGGACGAGTACGCGGCCGCCTACGCGCTGCTGCTCGAACGGGGGTCGGCCGCGCCGGGCGGCCCCTGGGAGGCCTGGCGGCTGGGCATGACCCCGACCCGTCCGGCCCGCATGGTGATGTCCCTCCCCCTGTGA
- the ilvA gene encoding threonine ammonia-lyase, translating to MDRPAPSAPHPITLDDVRGAHKMLSGVARMTAMETSRHLSSLVGAPVHLKCENLQRTGSFKIRGAYVRIAGLSPEERAAGVVAASAGNHAQGVALAAALLGVRSTVFMPVGAPLPKVAATRDYGAEVRLHGAVVDETLRAAIAYAEETGAVFIHPFDHPDIIAGQGTVGLEILEQCPEVRTILVGVGGGGLAAGVAVAVKALRPDVRVVGVQAAGAAAYPPSLAAGRPVALGSVATMADGIMVGRPGDVPFGVIRDLLDDVVTVSEDQLSSALLLCLERAKLVVEPAGASSVAALLAAPDAYEGPVVAVLSGGNVDPLLMQRILRHGMSAAGRYLSLRLRLTDRPGALATLLGVLSLADANVLDVSHVRTDPRLGLTEAEVEVHLETKGPEHCAAVGTALEDAGYVVIA from the coding sequence ATGGACAGACCGGCACCCTCCGCGCCCCACCCGATCACCCTCGATGACGTGCGCGGCGCCCACAAGATGCTCTCCGGCGTGGCCCGCATGACCGCGATGGAGACCAGCAGACACCTGTCGTCGCTGGTCGGGGCACCCGTGCACCTCAAGTGCGAGAACCTGCAACGCACCGGTTCCTTCAAGATCCGCGGCGCCTACGTGCGCATCGCCGGGCTCAGTCCCGAGGAGCGCGCGGCCGGCGTGGTGGCGGCCAGCGCCGGCAACCACGCGCAGGGCGTGGCGCTCGCGGCCGCGCTGCTCGGCGTGCGCTCCACCGTCTTCATGCCGGTCGGCGCCCCGCTGCCGAAGGTCGCCGCGACCCGCGACTACGGCGCCGAGGTCCGGCTGCACGGCGCGGTCGTGGACGAGACGCTGCGGGCGGCCATCGCGTACGCCGAGGAGACCGGCGCGGTCTTCATCCACCCCTTCGACCACCCGGACATCATCGCCGGGCAGGGCACGGTGGGCCTGGAGATCCTGGAGCAGTGCCCCGAGGTGCGCACCATCCTGGTGGGCGTCGGCGGCGGCGGGCTCGCCGCCGGTGTCGCGGTCGCGGTCAAGGCGCTGCGGCCCGACGTGCGGGTGGTGGGGGTGCAGGCGGCGGGCGCCGCCGCCTACCCGCCCTCGCTGGCGGCCGGCCGGCCGGTGGCGCTGGGCTCGGTGGCCACCATGGCCGACGGCATCATGGTCGGCAGGCCGGGGGACGTGCCGTTCGGGGTGATAAGGGACCTGCTCGACGACGTGGTGACGGTCTCTGAGGACCAGCTGTCGTCGGCGCTGCTGCTGTGCCTGGAGCGGGCGAAGCTGGTCGTCGAGCCGGCCGGGGCGAGCTCGGTGGCCGCGCTGCTCGCGGCGCCGGACGCCTACGAGGGGCCGGTCGTGGCGGTGCTGTCCGGCGGCAACGTGGACCCGCTGCTGATGCAGCGCATCCTGCGGCACGGCATGTCGGCGGCGGGCCGCTACCTGTCGCTGCGGCTGCGGCTGACCGACCGGCCGGGGGCGCTGGCGACGCTGCTCGGGGTGCTGTCGCTGGCGGACGCCAACGTCCTGGACGTCAGCCATGTGCGGACCGACCCGCGGCTCGGCCTCACCGAGGCGGAGGTCGAGGTGCACCTGGAGACCAAGGGCCCCGAGCACTGCGCCGCGGTCGGCACCGCGCTGGAGGACGCCGGCTACGTGGTGATCGCCTGA
- the mca gene encoding mycothiol conjugate amidase Mca yields the protein MTEQLRLMAVHAHPDDESSKGAATMAKYVSEGVDVLVATCTGGERGSVLNPKLQGDAYIEEHIHEVRAREMDEAREILGVKQAWLGFVDSGLPEGDPLPPLPEGCFGLQDVDEAAGALVKLIREFKPQVITTYDENGGYPHPDHIMTHKISMVAFEAAGDPERYPEAGEPWTPLKLYYNQGFNKARTLALHEAIEARGLESPYGEWLKRWEEFARPERNISTHVPCADFFEIRDKALIAHATQIDPEGGWFRVPMDLQREVWPTEDYELAKTRVDVSLPEDDLFAGIREA from the coding sequence TTGACTGAGCAGCTTCGACTGATGGCCGTACACGCTCACCCCGACGACGAGTCGAGCAAGGGTGCCGCCACCATGGCCAAGTACGTGTCAGAAGGGGTGGACGTACTGGTGGCCACCTGCACCGGCGGCGAGCGGGGCTCGGTGCTCAACCCCAAGCTCCAGGGCGACGCGTACATCGAGGAGCACATCCACGAGGTACGGGCCAGGGAGATGGACGAGGCCAGGGAGATCCTGGGCGTCAAGCAGGCCTGGCTGGGCTTCGTGGACTCCGGACTGCCCGAGGGCGACCCGCTGCCGCCGCTGCCCGAGGGCTGCTTCGGGCTGCAGGACGTCGACGAGGCGGCCGGCGCGCTGGTGAAGCTGATCCGCGAGTTCAAGCCGCAGGTGATCACCACCTACGACGAGAACGGCGGCTACCCGCACCCCGACCACATCATGACCCACAAGATCTCCATGGTGGCCTTCGAGGCCGCCGGCGACCCGGAGCGGTATCCGGAGGCCGGCGAGCCGTGGACGCCGCTGAAGCTCTACTACAACCAGGGCTTCAACAAGGCCCGCACCCTCGCGCTGCACGAGGCGATCGAGGCCCGCGGCCTGGAGTCGCCCTACGGCGAATGGCTCAAGCGCTGGGAGGAGTTCGCCCGCCCGGAGCGCAACATCTCCACCCATGTGCCGTGCGCCGACTTCTTCGAGATCCGGGACAAGGCGCTCATCGCGCACGCCACCCAGATCGACCCCGAGGGCGGCTGGTTCCGGGTCCCGATGGACCTCCAGCGCGAGGTCTGGCCGACCGAGGACTACGAGCTCGCGAAGACCCGGGTGGACGTCTCGCTGCCGGAGGACGACCTCTTTGCGGGCATCCGCGAGGCCTAG
- a CDS encoding ABC transporter permease: MTTVTQTPPQPTQAPHARGGVIQSAHDSLVVAKRNLLRMMRIPEVVIFGLIQPIMFVVLFSYVFGGSVNVGGTFDARAYREFLMAGIFAQTVTFATAGAGAGIADDMSKGLIDRFRSLPMSRGAVLTGRTLADLVQTALTVVVLACVGLLVGWRIHHGVPKMFAAFALLLLLGYAFSWIGALIGLSVRSPEAATSGGLIWLFPVTFVSNAFVSPQNMTPWLRHVAEWNPFSATVQAGRVLFGNPGVVQSDAWPMQHPVWASLAWSVVIIVVFRTLAVRKYRSATA, from the coding sequence ATGACGACCGTGACCCAGACCCCGCCGCAGCCGACCCAGGCGCCGCACGCCCGTGGCGGCGTCATCCAGTCCGCGCACGACTCGCTGGTGGTCGCCAAGCGCAATCTGCTGCGGATGATGCGCATCCCCGAGGTCGTGATCTTCGGGCTGATCCAGCCGATCATGTTCGTGGTGCTGTTCAGCTACGTCTTCGGCGGGTCCGTCAACGTCGGCGGCACCTTCGACGCCCGCGCCTACCGCGAGTTCCTGATGGCCGGCATCTTCGCGCAGACCGTCACCTTCGCCACCGCGGGCGCCGGCGCCGGCATCGCGGACGACATGAGCAAGGGCCTGATCGACCGGTTCCGCTCGCTGCCGATGTCCCGTGGCGCGGTGCTCACCGGCCGCACCCTCGCCGACCTGGTGCAAACGGCGCTGACCGTGGTGGTGCTGGCCTGCGTCGGCCTGCTGGTCGGCTGGCGGATCCACCACGGCGTCCCGAAGATGTTCGCCGCCTTCGCGCTGCTGCTCCTGCTGGGCTACGCCTTCTCCTGGATCGGCGCGCTGATCGGCCTGTCGGTGCGGAGCCCTGAGGCGGCCACCTCCGGCGGCCTGATCTGGCTCTTCCCGGTGACCTTCGTGTCCAACGCGTTCGTCTCGCCGCAGAACATGACGCCGTGGCTGCGGCACGTCGCCGAGTGGAACCCGTTCAGCGCCACCGTCCAGGCCGGCCGGGTGCTGTTCGGCAACCCCGGCGTGGTCCAGTCCGACGCCTGGCCGATGCAGCACCCGGTGTGGGCGTCGCTGGCCTGGTCGGTGGTCATCATCGTGGTCTTCCGCACCCTGGCGGTCCGCAAGTACCGCTCGGCGACGGCCTGA
- a CDS encoding MarR family winged helix-turn-helix transcriptional regulator, whose protein sequence is MSKPTETSSELLERLQHQVALFARRAEQTRLGGVGKARNSMDRAAYLLLNRLDREGPMGVKALAEAMGIDSSTVTRQVAPLVDTGLVKRTSHPDDGRAVVLAVSPRGRGRLDEVRDSRRRLMAHVTDGWTTGEREVFTDLLVRFNTALADWHAGLGRTEDEAPGAAEVAPRTDGAYEVQGDTQGA, encoded by the coding sequence ATGTCCAAACCGACGGAGACCTCGTCAGAACTCCTGGAGCGCCTCCAGCACCAGGTGGCCCTTTTCGCCCGCCGCGCGGAACAGACCCGGCTCGGCGGTGTGGGCAAGGCCCGCAACTCCATGGACCGCGCCGCCTATCTGCTGCTCAACCGGCTCGACCGGGAGGGCCCGATGGGCGTCAAGGCGCTCGCCGAGGCCATGGGCATCGACTCCTCGACCGTCACCCGGCAGGTGGCGCCGCTGGTCGACACCGGTCTGGTCAAGCGCACCTCGCACCCCGACGACGGCCGGGCCGTGGTCCTGGCCGTCTCGCCGCGCGGGCGCGGCCGGCTCGACGAGGTGCGCGACTCCCGCCGCCGGCTGATGGCCCATGTCACCGACGGCTGGACGACCGGCGAGCGGGAGGTCTTCACCGATCTGCTCGTACGCTTCAACACCGCGCTCGCCGACTGGCACGCCGGTCTCGGCCGCACCGAAGACGAGGCCCCGGGAGCGGCGGAAGTGGCACCTCGTACCGATGGTGCGTACGAGGTGCAGGGGGACACGCAGGGGGCTTGA
- a CDS encoding ATP-binding cassette domain-containing protein has translation MPGAIYAEGLVKTFGDVRALGGVDLDVPEGTVLGLLGPNGAGKTTAVRVLTTLLQPDSGRATVAGIDVLKHPNEVRRHIGLSGQFAAVDEFLTGRENIQMVGELYQLSAKAARKRADELLERFNLADAANRISKTYSGGMRRRLDLAAALVVSPPVMFMDEPTTGLDPRNRQQLWEVIQELVAGGTTLLLTTQYLEEADHLAHDICVIDHGKVIARGTSDQLKAQTGGERVEVVVHERDRIEDAARAMAAHGKGEVKIEQHTRKITVPVTGGAKLLAEVIRDLDAGGIEIDDIGLRRPTLDDVFISLTGHAAEAAATGDDEDGGAGGEGAGGSAKDAKDAKDAKDAKDAKDAKHDKHDKHDKDADDAEGAVK, from the coding sequence ATGCCGGGCGCCATCTATGCCGAAGGTCTGGTCAAGACCTTCGGCGATGTCAGGGCACTGGGGGGAGTGGACCTTGACGTGCCGGAGGGCACGGTCCTCGGTTTGCTCGGGCCCAACGGGGCGGGCAAGACCACCGCCGTCCGGGTGCTGACCACACTTCTGCAGCCGGACAGCGGCAGGGCCACCGTCGCGGGCATCGACGTGCTCAAGCACCCCAACGAGGTCCGCAGGCACATCGGCCTGTCGGGCCAGTTCGCCGCCGTGGACGAGTTCCTCACCGGCCGCGAGAACATCCAGATGGTCGGCGAGCTCTACCAGCTCAGCGCCAAGGCCGCCCGCAAGCGGGCCGACGAGCTGCTGGAGCGCTTCAACCTCGCCGACGCCGCCAACCGGATCTCCAAGACCTACTCCGGCGGTATGCGCCGCCGGCTCGACCTGGCCGCCGCGCTGGTGGTCAGCCCGCCGGTGATGTTCATGGACGAGCCCACCACCGGGCTCGACCCGCGCAACCGGCAGCAGCTGTGGGAGGTCATCCAGGAACTGGTCGCGGGCGGCACCACGTTGCTGCTCACCACGCAGTATCTGGAGGAGGCCGACCACCTCGCCCACGACATCTGCGTCATCGACCACGGCAAGGTCATCGCCCGCGGCACCTCCGACCAGCTCAAGGCGCAGACCGGCGGCGAGCGCGTCGAGGTCGTGGTGCACGAGCGGGACCGGATCGAGGACGCGGCCCGCGCGATGGCCGCGCACGGCAAGGGCGAGGTCAAGATCGAGCAGCACACCCGCAAGATCACCGTCCCGGTGACCGGCGGCGCCAAGCTGCTCGCCGAGGTGATCCGCGACCTCGACGCCGGCGGCATCGAGATCGACGACATCGGCCTGCGCCGCCCCACCCTGGACGACGTCTTCATCTCGCTCACCGGCCACGCGGCCGAGGCGGCGGCGACCGGCGACGACGAGGACGGCGGCGCCGGCGGCGAAGGGGCGGGCGGGTCCGCCAAGGACGCCAAGGACGCCAAGGACGCCAAGGACGCCAAGGACGCCAAGGACGCGAAGCACGACAAGCACGACAAGCACGACAAGGACGCCGACGACGCCGAGGGGGCCGTCAAATGA
- a CDS encoding DUF4307 domain-containing protein, translating to MAAVQAGPQNSPPAGRYGPDADARADRKLRIAAVVTGVLIAAGIGWYGYDSLAGDKVSGQVVAFQAVSDQALQIHLEVHKGAGAVAVCTVRSVGSDHAEVGRKDVRLAQHGEQIDTVVTVRTTARGETGELVGCSAAPRG from the coding sequence ATGGCGGCTGTACAGGCCGGTCCACAGAACTCCCCGCCCGCCGGCCGCTACGGGCCGGACGCGGACGCCCGCGCCGACCGCAAGCTGCGGATCGCCGCCGTCGTGACGGGCGTGCTGATCGCGGCGGGTATCGGCTGGTACGGCTACGACTCGCTGGCCGGCGACAAGGTCAGCGGCCAGGTGGTGGCGTTCCAGGCGGTCTCCGACCAGGCGCTGCAGATCCACCTGGAGGTCCACAAGGGCGCCGGCGCCGTCGCGGTGTGCACGGTGCGCTCGGTGGGCAGCGACCACGCCGAGGTGGGCCGCAAGGACGTACGCCTCGCCCAGCACGGCGAGCAGATCGACACCGTCGTCACGGTGCGCACCACCGCCCGCGGCGAGACCGGCGAACTGGTCGGCTGCAGCGCGGCGCCCCGCGGCTGA
- a CDS encoding sigma factor-like helix-turn-helix DNA-binding protein, translating into MGKRRTAAENRRDAEFAAFSAGAAGRLLHTATLLTGDREQAEKLLTATLARTYADWLRMRAEDPYDQARAELVRRFAYRPWWRRPHGGVLARLTPQERLVVTMRYFEGVAEEQTAAQLGLPADRVRAICARATATLRSSRFDPAGPPPPDGGPGSPAGPAAAPRTVAEARERAEHRAAQGVAP; encoded by the coding sequence GTGGGGAAGCGCCGGACGGCAGCGGAGAACCGACGGGACGCCGAGTTCGCGGCGTTCAGCGCCGGGGCGGCGGGCCGACTGCTGCACACCGCCACCCTGCTCACCGGCGACCGGGAGCAGGCCGAGAAACTGCTCACCGCGACCCTGGCGCGTACCTACGCCGACTGGCTGCGGATGCGCGCCGAGGACCCCTACGACCAGGCGCGGGCGGAGCTGGTACGCCGCTTCGCCTACCGGCCGTGGTGGCGCCGCCCGCACGGCGGCGTCCTGGCGCGGCTGACCCCGCAGGAGCGGCTGGTCGTCACGATGCGGTACTTCGAGGGCGTCGCCGAGGAGCAGACCGCCGCGCAGCTCGGGCTGCCCGCCGACCGGGTCAGGGCGATCTGCGCCCGGGCCACCGCGACCCTGCGCAGCAGCCGCTTCGACCCGGCGGGACCGCCGCCGCCGGACGGCGGCCCGGGCAGCCCGGCCGGTCCAGCCGCGGCGCCGCGTACGGTCGCCGAGGCGCGCGAGCGCGCCGAGCACCGGGCGGCGCAGGGGGTGGCCCCGTGA
- the greA gene encoding transcription elongation factor GreA → MTQTSDNVTWLTQAAYDQLRAELEHLSGPARAEIVAKIEEARQEGDLKENAGYHAAREDQGKLELRIRQLNQILESAKVGEAPADDGVVAPGMVVTIAFDGDPDDTTTFLLGSREGISSDLETYSPQSPLGRGVAGKRTGDDATYELPNGKSASVKILDVKPYQG, encoded by the coding sequence GTGACCCAGACCAGCGACAACGTCACCTGGCTGACCCAGGCGGCGTACGACCAGCTCAGGGCCGAGCTGGAGCATCTGTCTGGTCCGGCGCGCGCCGAGATCGTCGCCAAGATCGAGGAAGCCCGCCAGGAAGGCGATCTCAAGGAGAACGCCGGCTATCACGCGGCGCGTGAGGACCAGGGCAAGCTGGAGCTGCGCATCCGGCAGCTGAACCAGATCCTGGAGTCCGCCAAGGTCGGCGAGGCCCCGGCGGACGACGGCGTGGTGGCTCCCGGCATGGTCGTCACGATCGCCTTCGACGGCGACCCCGACGACACCACGACCTTCCTGCTCGGCTCCCGTGAGGGCATCTCCAGCGACCTGGAGACGTATTCGCCGCAGTCCCCGCTGGGCCGCGGTGTGGCCGGCAAGCGGACCGGCGACGACGCCACGTACGAGCTGCCGAACGGCAAGAGCGCGTCGGTGAAGATCCTCGACGTCAAGCCTTATCAGGGCTGA
- a CDS encoding cystathionine gamma-synthase, protein MSDQHFETLAIHAGQPADAQTGAVVTPIYQVSTYKQDGVGGLRGGYEYSRSANPTRAALEQNLAALEGGRRGLAFASGLAAEDCLLRTVLAPGDHVVIPDDAYGGTFRLFAKVVERWGVTWSVADTSDVQAVRDAVRPQTKLIWVETPSNPLLGITDIAALAGVARQAGVRLVVDNTFASPYLQQPLALGADVVVHSTTKYMGGHSDVVGGAMVTADTTLGEELAYHQNAMGAIAGPFDSWLVMRGVKTLAVRMDRHSANASRVAELLAAHPKVHQVYYPGLPEHPGHEVAAKQMKAFGGMVSFRVNGGEDAAVAVCDRTELFTLGESLGGVESLIEHPGRMTHASVAGSALEVPSDLVRLSVGIEAVDDLLADLGQALG, encoded by the coding sequence ATGAGCGATCAGCACTTCGAAACCCTCGCCATCCACGCCGGACAGCCGGCCGACGCCCAGACCGGCGCCGTCGTCACACCGATCTACCAGGTGTCGACGTACAAGCAGGACGGCGTCGGCGGTCTGCGCGGCGGCTACGAGTACAGCAGGTCGGCCAATCCGACCAGGGCCGCGCTCGAGCAGAACCTGGCGGCGCTGGAGGGCGGCCGCCGCGGCCTGGCCTTCGCCTCCGGCCTGGCGGCCGAGGACTGCCTGCTGCGGACCGTCCTGGCCCCCGGCGACCACGTGGTCATCCCCGACGACGCCTACGGCGGCACCTTCCGGCTGTTCGCGAAGGTCGTGGAGCGCTGGGGCGTGACCTGGTCGGTGGCCGACACCTCCGACGTGCAGGCGGTACGGGACGCGGTACGCCCGCAGACCAAGCTGATCTGGGTCGAGACGCCGTCCAACCCGCTGCTGGGCATCACCGACATCGCCGCGCTCGCCGGGGTGGCGCGGCAGGCGGGGGTGCGGCTGGTGGTGGACAACACCTTCGCCAGCCCGTATCTCCAGCAGCCGCTCGCGCTGGGCGCGGACGTGGTGGTGCACTCCACGACCAAGTACATGGGCGGGCACTCCGACGTGGTCGGCGGCGCCATGGTGACCGCCGACACCACGCTGGGCGAGGAACTCGCCTACCACCAGAACGCGATGGGCGCGATCGCCGGCCCCTTCGACTCCTGGCTGGTGATGCGCGGCGTCAAGACCCTCGCGGTGCGGATGGACCGGCACAGCGCCAACGCCTCCCGGGTGGCCGAACTGCTGGCCGCGCACCCGAAGGTGCACCAGGTCTACTACCCCGGGCTGCCCGAGCACCCGGGCCACGAGGTAGCGGCCAAGCAGATGAAGGCCTTCGGCGGCATGGTCTCCTTCCGGGTGAACGGTGGCGAGGACGCGGCCGTCGCGGTGTGCGACCGCACCGAGCTGTTCACCCTGGGCGAGTCGCTGGGCGGTGTCGAGTCGCTGATCGAGCACCCGGGCCGGATGACGCACGCGTCCGTCGCCGGGTCGGCCCTTGAGGTGCCGTCCGACCTCGTACGCCTGTCGGTCGGCATCGAGGCGGTCGACGACCTGCTGGCCGACCTCGGCCAGGCGCTGGGCTGA